The Palaemon carinicauda isolate YSFRI2023 chromosome 9, ASM3689809v2, whole genome shotgun sequence sequence CGAAGATATCAGAGAAATATGAGGACATGGGTGAATCAAAAAAAAGGAGAGGACAAAAAAAGTAGTGGGAGTTGTAGAAAGACAAAtaggctaaagaaaaaaaaaaggaacggaGCAATAATGTACAAGTGATTCTCTTCCAACCATTACGAAACACTTTCACCTTTTCTTTTctcctcttcatttttttttttcatccaagaaCTCAAAGATAATCCTGGAATTCCTTCGTTCAGTAGAGTGCAATTAGCAAGAGTGTGTTTCATCATGTGCGTGAGTAACGGGATAAACCATTTGCAGGAGATCGAGAGTGGATTGTTAAACGGAATCTACATCGAGAGGTCTCCCCCTTCATTCCCTATTCTTATGTTGGGGGCGGCGTGATTACCCTTTAAGTACATCCATTCTGTTTGTTTTAGAATTCGTGTGTCTTTTGGATTTTGGTACTGGCAGAGAAGACGATCTcacttcatttttccttgattttttttactCCCATTTTCCTTTGTTCAAAGGGTATCAAAAATATAGATTGTCCTTTAAGTAGATTACATTatacttttcaatatatatttttgttgtgttgtttaattgttcatttttttcaACCCTTGGAGGAATTATGCCTCCGAGGTTTAACCAGGCAAGAAAGCATCCTATATTCACTTTATTAAATTTATATAGtatttggtgtttttattttcGTTGCTCCTGATTTGGCCACTGACTATTTTTTATTAAGGATATATGTTTGCTTTTGACGACGTACATGTTTTTACCCACAAGGTAAAAAGACAATATAAAATTACATCAAACTTGGATTCGACCACCCTTGACTTTTTTTCGTCTTGGGTTGATGTTGTCTTTAAGGTGGTTTGACGACCCTAAACAATATATTCAAAACTATGTAAATGTATGGGTTACTTTGCTTTTTTTGTTTATTCAATCAAACAAATATTCGCTTAAAACTTTATatttatgcatcatatatatatatatatatatatatatatatatatatatatatatatatatatatatatatatatatatatatatatatatatatatataaaatattgatattttcaacactattgaaattttttaaattcaattcaTGGACTGCTGACCAACATCGGATTCGTTAGCAGAGTCAAGATGAGGTCCTAATCATAAGATAACACTTGTATTACCTGAGAGTTGAATAAGTTCTTCGATAAAGAATACAAAAATGTAATTCATGATTTTTAGTAAAATTTTAAAACATACTGATTAAGAATTATGTATgacagttatatataaatattttatgtatacatatatatatatatatgtatgttatatatatatacacacacacatatatacatatatatatatatatatatatatatatatatatacgcatatatatatatgtgtatatatatatatatatatatatatatatatatatatatatatatatatatatatatatatatatacgcatatatatatgtgtacatatatatatatatatatatatatatatttataaataggctattcatataagtatatatagtatatttatatatttagttaaaCATCCTTATGTTTAATTGTATAAGACATTTGCGATAAAAAAGTATGCTCATTAACAACATTCTGAGTTGAATAGTTAAGGGaagtgtttataataaatattctttCCTTTTTATCACCTTTAGATAAATAAGTTCAAAAGCAACACATGAACAAATAAGGGATTACTTTTATAAGCATTATCAGATAAGACATTTACGTCGTATTAAATACGTACAGAAATTGATAAATAGATGTTCTGGAAATTCTAGAAAATTTGGAAAATACCTCTTACATGATTGATTCATAAATACTTTCatcgaaaataagaataaaagtattttGATATGTCACTTATTATATGTATAAGGGTTTTAGTTTTCTTAGAATGCATCAATCTATGATAACAAAattgatagcatttattatatatacatacatacatacatacatacatacatacatatatattatacagtatatatatatatatatatatatatatatatatatatatatatatatatatacacacacatatatatatatatatatatatatatatatatatatatatatgtatatatattatacagtatacatatatatatattatacagtatatatatatatatatatatatatatatatatatatatatatatatatcatgtgtatgtgCAGTTGTATAGAAgtccaaatatatacagtatgtgtatgtgacTTTTGAATTAACTAAGATTTCGCACGAAAATATGAATATTCATTGATGCTCAAAGGAGATCATAAAAACCAAAGACTGTTGTTTTTGTATTGCTTTTTGTAGTTGCACTTTCAGAAACTTCAAGAAAAaccttgtatatatgtttatatgtatgtatatatatgcaatatatatatatatatatatatatatatatatatatatatatatttatatatatatatatatttgtgtgtatatatatctatatacaaatatttacactgtactgtatacatatacacataccaacataagcatatatacatacatacatatatatatatatatatatatatatatatatatatatatatatatatatatatatatatatatatgtgtgtgtgtgtatacatatgtgaatgtgtttatatatacatgaatatactatgcatatatatgcatatatatatatatatatatatatatatgagtgtgtgtatatatgtatatatacatgaatatactatatatatatatatatatatatatatatatatatatatatatatatatatatatggaaattcatatgatatatacagtatatatatatatatatatatataattatatataaaagagagagagagagagagagagagagagagagagagagagagagagagagagagagagagagagagagagagagagagagagagagagagaatattatgtaACAGTGTAAAGGGACCTAGATAAAGCATGATATTTCCTCAGCatatctccaatttttttttttaacaaaagatgGAAAATTAAATCAGCCAAATCCCCTTAGACCACAAAATCCATATCGACCAAAAAAATCCCCATGAAATATATAATCCTCACACACCACAAAATCCCCATATACCATAGATCCTTCAAACTAAAAATTCCAGTAATATAGATGGTGTTAGAAGTCAACATTCCCGGGACTCCTTTTTTCGACTCACCAGATAATAAACGGCGAATGGCATGACGAGCGATGCCACCAGGAGGTCAGCCACCGCCAAAGATACAATGAAGTAATTGGTCACTGTCTGAAGAGAACGCTCCTTGTAAACGGACATCAACACCAGGATGTTTCCGAAAACTGTGAAGACGGGGAACAGCAATAAAAGTAAGGTCCAGTAGTTCTTCTCTGGAGCCTCGAAGCTGTCTCCCGACGTACAGTTGTCGGTGGAGTTACCCGAATCAGTGTCGTTCATACTGCCGATGTCGATACACAATCCGTTGAGAAAGGTGCAGGCCGCGTTTGAGGCCATCGTGGTTAGATCCTCCAAGGCCAGGTCAGGCCCCTCCACGTACAGGTCCCCACCCGAATCATCGTCGTCATCCTCGTACTTCAAGTTAGGCACCTTGAGTACGGGGAGTGTCTGCGCGAGGGACCTCATGCCCGAGGGCACAAGACCCCCTGTGATCTCAGGGGGGACCTGAGGAGCCTCATGAGTCGGGTATAGTGTGGGTGACATGATGTGTCACCCACACCGATGGGCAACAGTCCTGTCTGTTGATTCAAATCACGAAAGtggaaaaagtaaacaaaaaaataatctcAATGGGGATAAAGTAACTTTATGATCATGTAAGGAAAGAGGAAGGGGCTCTGAGTAAACACAGCAACGCTGTCCGAGTAAAAGTAACCAAAAAATGCCAGTGCCACGGAGTCCAAGTTACACGGGACCTCGGTTTGGGCCGATAAGACAACCGGTGCTCGCTGTGCCACGGTCACAAACTCACTGACTCTACACCTCTCTCCCACCCACCCCGACCTCTCtcattctctttctctcactctccttctctctctcactctctctctctctctctctctctgcctcactctctctctccgtGTCTCTCCCACTCTCTCGCGCGCACACTTACCTGCGCAAACAGCCTCACTGATTACGGCCAATTCACCATTACTCTCACTCACTATTTCACTTATAAACTCTCACTCATTAAGTCAACAGTTCTTTTATCGAATCAAGCAAATTGCAGTTTTGTATGTAAAATTACTTTCGATAGAAAGTTTTGTAGGTCATTCTTGCTCTGAAGGATTTTCTTTGGGAAGAGAAATGATCCACATTATCGCATTATGTATGTTCTATTTTTTGTGTGTGATGAAAAATAACAGCATACGTATCCTATCGTTGGCTGCCTCCTTTTTTTATAAGGATAAGTTGAACGATCGTAAACAGCTGTTTCTAGAAGTTTCGCGCCAAGTTTGTTCATTTGAGCGATGGTCAGAATAATAACGTCGAAGAATTTTCACATTTGCATACtaagcggaatatatatatatatatatatatatatatatatatatatatatatatatatatatatatatatatacatatatatatgtgtgtgtgtatatatatatatatatatatatatatatatatatatatatatatatattacgagtaatATGAGTCAACagtttcacacgcacacacacacgcacacacacacacacacacacacatatatatatatatatatatatatatatatatatatatatacacacacacacacacacacatatatatatatatatatgtgtgtgtgtgtgtatgtatatatatgtatatatgtgtctgtacgtatatatgtatgtatatatgtatatatatgtgtgtatacataaatatatatatatatatatatatatatatatatatatatatatatatatgtatatatacatatatatatatacacacacacatatatatatatatatatatatatatatatatatatatatatatatatatacatatatatgtatatatatttatatattgcgttGAAGCATTACTTTTTAAAGTCCACTATACTTGTGATAAAGTTTATGATATTCTAATAAGTTTCGATGCATGAGCTTATGCACAATTACAGCATTAGCATAATTTTGTTGGTGTTTGCGTATGATAAAAATTCTGGGTATATTTCCGACAGGGAACTTATAAATATACCTTCCCTTTTAAGTAAGATCCGGAAACCGCACAACCGGATGTTTAAACATTTCATCTAATCTTGTAATCTGTATTATGTTTCTTACAACGTTTCTCTTTATTCCATGTCAACGCAATACAATTAATTAATTGTTGTAAGagtaaaaacaaaatattgcagGTTTTCTTTAAACATAAAAAACATATGTAATGTGAAATATCAATAGATACAGTTGTTACAGAACGTAAGGGAAAGAACTCCAAAGGGTAAATCTTTACTTATATCAGGCTTTTTATTCACCAATCTTTTTGAATCGGTGGCCGCGGGTAGGCAGAgtgtatacattcacatatatacattatgcagtTGGGCAAGTGGGCATCGTTATCGTATGTCATAAGATCAGATTAGAAATGCTTGTCCACAGCTCATTTCGCTGCTTAAATGGATTGCATATTTCCATTGATAGTCAGACATCGGGGAGTCGTAGTCTGTGGCGGTTCCTAATGCTAACATGAATTCCATCTCTCTACCTGGCACGCATGATTTGTTTAGTGCATTCTGTAAACACCGTTTTCTCCGCAAATCCCATGTATATATCCACAACAGATTGCCCTCCTGAGGATCTACACCTACATCATAATCCTGTCAATAGCGTTCATTTCTCTTAAGACCAAAACGGCGACTTAATGGTGCCGTTGCCAAGCATTTCAGAGACCTCTTCCTACGGAAATGAAAGGATGTATAGGGGCCGGATATCTTCAGTATGTGGCGAAGTATGACGATAGTTTTCACTTACGGATTTTGTGAGGAAACTAACGGTATCCACTAAATAAAACTCACTTTAGAGTATTTTGTTCTTCAGCGAATTGAGGAACTTACTAGATTTCAAGGGAAAGCTTTCGGAAAAGTTGACTTTGAGAGCTAAACaattattgatataatttcctTGTCTCAGTTATAGATTTACGGCTTTACATAAGAACGAAGTTTTTTTTCAGGAACCGATCGATATTTAAGAATTATTACTAATTACCAAATTAGAACAACTTATTTATACACGAATGATCATTCAGGCAGCCTTAGAGTCAGATAAAGTTGCTGGCTAATGTAAATTTCAAACTCCCTCATGCAGTGTTTTTCATAAATCCTATGGAGTACACAGACAATAATAACACCGTTGCACATTTTTAATTCAGTGAAGATGAATATTCGTCAATATTGCCATGTTTAAAAATGGCGTCAACTTAGAGTTTTGTGAAATACGTTTCTAAAAGTTTTGAAGAGAATATGAAGATAGGAATAATTCGCTATTGATGATACGAGGgaaaaacatagaaatatatttatagaataatatTTACCATACGTTTTTGAGATTTTCCTAGGTaactttgaaattctctctctctctctctctctctctctctctctctctctctctctctctctctctctctctctctcttgtgggtaTTTGTTAGAATTTTTTGTTCTCTGCTTAATCTGATCAACTCCCCATATGAGTAGCAGAAAAAATGTACAGCCTATAATATTTTCACCTTTCTTCTCTACTGAAGGGTACTTTTTCGTCATTATTTAGGAGGGAAACTCCGGGTACATTCGTTTCTAGCACTattcgatctatatatatatatatatatatatatatatatatatatatatatacatatatatatatatatatatatatatatatatatatatatatatatatatatactgtatatacatatatatatacacacacacacacacacacatatatatatatatatatatatatatatatatacacagtatatatacatatatatatatatatatatgtgtgtgtatgtgtgtgtgtgtgtgtatgtgtttgtgtgtgtgtgtatgagtgtgtatcagaaaactggagccttactaaagccttcaaACACAAGTTAGTTACAAATCAGAGagatatgggaagaataatgatgggaataacattaagatgCAGATTagaccaacatggatacgtgagtaaactaaagtatattctaacaacatgggaaaaaataaatggacatgggcaggacatataatgagaatgacagaaattatatggatattaagaataacagaatggatcctagagattgcaaaagaagcaggggaagaaagagaaaacgatgcattggtgaattaagaaagtttgtgggtgtggactggcatagagaaaCCATAAACAGATGAAAATGgatggacatttctgaggcctctgttctgtagtggactagtaacggctgaggatatgatgatgatatgatatatatatatatatatatatatatatatatatatatatatatgtatatatatatatatatatatatatatatatatatatgcaatatatatatatatatactgcatatatacatacatatatatatatatatatatatatatatatatatatatatatatatatagatatatatatatatatatatatatatatatatatatatatatatatatatatatatatatatatatgtatatatatgcgtgtgtgtgtgggtgtgggtgtgtgtgtgtgcgcttgtgtttgtatatatttcaaGGAAATGGTTATTATTCTAAATGATATACAACAAAGAAGCAAAGTATGTTGTGTCCCTTAATGTATTCTATTTGACTATATCAGAAAGGTACGGCAGCATGAGGAATATCCTTGATATGCGTTAGATTTAGGTGTAAGTTAAGTGTTCTAAGTTACAGAACATTTCTACTTAAAATGCTATAGAATCAATCGTAGCACATGACGGAATTTTAAATTCTCATCCTAGTGGAAAGTAGAAAGAACCAAATAAGTAAAAATGAAAGCATAAACTATATTGAAACGAAGCACTACAAAAGTGAAGCTTTAAACAGTCATTCATAAACCTGTAAATGCTACAGCTACTGTTACTTTCATTTGTATTCGACTACGCTTCATCTCCATGAACAGTTTGCAGAACTACATTAATACGCTCCAAATTGCATCACTGTCGACACTCTATGATTCCATACCTTCTGTGGAGCTGATGTTTTCTTCATTCCTTCATCCCATCCATGTCAGCCCCATTTTCTCATTCTCTGTCTCAATAAGTTCTCATTCCTATTTTTAGGCCTCACCTATTCTTTCATGGTAGCCTACGTCCCATATGTTCTATTATATCCATGTCTCACCTATTCTCTTAAAGTAGCCTACGTCCCACCTATTTTATTATTCCAAGTCCCACCTATTCTCTTTTTGTAGCTTACGTTCCATCTATTCTATTATTTCATGTCCTACCTACTCTATAATTCTAAGTCTCAGCTATTCTCTTACAATAGCCTATGTCCCACCTATTCTATTATTCCACGTCTCACCTATCCTCTTATTGTAGCCTACGTCccatttattctatttttccaAGTTTCACTCATTCTCTTATAGTAGCCTACGTCCTACCTACTCTATTATTCCAAGTCTCACCTAACCTCTTATTGTAGCCTACGTCCCACCTATTCTATTATTCCAAACCTCACCTATTCTTTTATTATAGCCTACATCCCACCTATACTATTATTCCAAGTCTCACCTATTTTCTTACAACAGCCTACGTCCCACCTATTCTATTATTCCAGGTCTCACCTATTATCTTATTGTAGCCTTTATTCCACCTATTCTATTATTCCACGTGTCACATATTCTCTTGTAGTAGCCTACGTCCTACCTATTCTATTATTCCATGCCTCACCTATTCTCTTATTGTAGCCTACATCCCACCTATTCTATTATTCCATGTCTCACCTATTCTTCCAAAGTAGCCTACATCCCAACTATTCTATTATTCCATGCCTCACCTATTCTCTTAAAGTAGCCTACGTCCCACCTATTCTATAATTCCATGTCTTACCTTTTCTCTTACAATAGCCCACGTCCACCTATTCTATTATTCCAATTCTTATCTATTCTCTTATAATAGCCAACGTCCTACCTATTCTATTATTTCAAGTCTCACCTATTCTCTCATAGTAGCCTACGTCCCATTTATTCTATTATTCCAAGTCTCACCTATTCTCTTATTGTAGCCTACGTTCCATTTATTCTATTATTCCAAGTCTCACCTATTCTCTTATAGTAGCCTACGTCCCATTTATTCTATTATTCCCAGTCTCACCTATTCTCGTATAGTAGCCTACGTCCCATTTATTCTATTATTCCAAGTCTCACCTATTCTCTTATAGTAGCCTGCGTTCCATTTATTCTATTATTCCAAGTCTCACGTATTCTGTTATAGTAGCCTACGTTCCATTAATTCTATTATTCCAAGTCTCACCTATTCTCTCATAGTAGCCTACGTCCCATTTATTCTATTATTCCAAGTCTCACCTATTCTCTTTTAGTAGCCTACGTCGAACTATTCTATTATTCCAAATCTCACCTATTCTTTTATTATAGCCTACATCCCACCAATTCCATTATTCCAAGTCTCACCTATTTTCTTACAACAGCATACGTCCCATCTATTCTATTATTCCAAGTCTCACCTATTCTTTTATTATAGCCTACATCCCACCAATTCTATTATTCCACGTCTCACCTATTCTCTTATTGTAGCCTACATCCCACCTATTCTATTATTCCAAGTCTCACCTATTACCTTATTGTAGCCTACATCCCACCTATTCTATTA is a genomic window containing:
- the LOC137646584 gene encoding dopamine D2-like receptor: MSPTLYPTHEAPQVPPEITGGLVPSGMRSLAQTLPVLKVPNLKYEDDDDDSGGDLYVEGPDLALEDLTTMASNAACTFLNGLCIDIGSMNDTDSGNSTDNCTSGDSFEAPEKNYWTLLLLLFPVFTVFGNILVLMSVYKERSLQTVTNYFIVSLAVADLLVASLVMPFAVYYLVSRKKESREC